From the genome of Myxocyprinus asiaticus isolate MX2 ecotype Aquarium Trade chromosome 39, UBuf_Myxa_2, whole genome shotgun sequence:
TGCTGTGTTATTAGTCCCAGTTTGTCTTACCCACATTTGGACTTGCCCAAAATCACTCAGCAGCCTCATCTGTCTTTTAATGACATTTCAGTCTCAGTATTCAAAGAGGTTTTGGAAAAGATCTGCCAACAGGAAACAACCAACATGTTGCGAGGTCTGTTTTTTAATCGAAAGAGTGtttgttttaattgtttcatTTATGCTACATTTGTTAAATTAACCACAGAAGTTTGTTTCTTATTGTCTCTTCAGTGTCGAATGTCCATGTTGCTGAACCCCCAGAACCAAAGGCTCTAAATGGATTTTAACAATGCAAGTTCAGCTGTATTTTCCCATTTGGTGCCTCGACACACACAACTGATAAATGCAAATGAATAATATTAACTATGAAAAAATAACACAGTTCTTTATTTGAATAAGGAACTATCAATCCTCCTCAGATTTCTGTCAGCTGCAATTGGATCCAAACACTGCACACAAAAACGTTTAGAAGTGTGAAAAAAGTGATATATAACAGTAAAGCCCAGCAATACCCTGACCACCCAGAGCGATTTGATGGGTAtttgaatgtcttgtgtagaGAGGGATTGCATGGTCGTTGTTACTGGGATGTTGAATGGAGTGGGAATGACTGTGCAGTCTCATACAAAGAATTGGTCATAAAGGATCGAGTGAAGACTGCAGACTTGGGTTTAATAATAAGTCATGGAAGTTGAGCCGCTATCATCAGAAATTCAGCTTCATAAATGATAGATAGCAGGTCCACCATCCAGCTGTCCGCTTCTCTAGAATAGGGGTGTATCTGGATCACAGGGCAGGAACTCTGTCCTTCTAAATTGTCTCACATCCGCAGAGTCCAGACCACTTTCACTGAACCTCACTATCCTGCATTTGCAGTTGGAGTTGGATCATTTGTCACAATCAAAGAGCAGGGGAGAGTGCAGACAGAccagaaataacataaaaaaaattatcaaaaatacaACAATTAGAATTACCTTAAAAAAGTACAGTTTATCAGGTTAATAATTTGTGGTTTGGTAGAACAAATGtctcaataataaaaaataaatcctattATTAAACACAGACACAGTGGATATATACACTTCTGTTTCTTAAAGTAACATTTCTGTTTCTTAAATTGTATATTGTATTACAGTTACAGTGAAGTTAAACCTGGATGTCAAATTTTATGCAAAAGTCACATGATTTCcacatgttttgtcattttctttggTATTTtccaatttatttcattttagttctaTACAAGCATTTTAATTGTATGATTGTGTGTTTGATGCCCATATTTAAAGTTAAGCATGCCTTAGCACAGTAATGTAACAATTATTGCAGCCCATATAGGTTGTTAGCACAAATCTTTAATAAATGAATTtagtcagcaaaaaaaaaagggaaaaaaagaaagaaagaaagaaaggaaaaaaagtcataaatgaCATACTCCATGCATTTATCCACTGACTTACAAATCTCACAACAAACAGTGGCAGATTTATGTCACAAGTTCATTTGAGCAATTGAACTGGTCGACAAGAATGACTGCTCCCTCAAATCACTAGTTCTCGGGATCAATAGATCACACAGACTAAGCATTTATCAAgacaataaaatattatgtttagTTACTTATTCATAACCTAATAATTATTCATGAGCCAAAGCGTCACCATTTTGTGTCATCTCACAACCAGCATGCCCCATCCCCTTCACATTTGTACTTTCTCTTTCGACCGGGACGGGACTATGGATGACCAAGTCTgccaatattaaaaataaataaatgaattaaatatatttgcaaataaatgtaaaaaatgaaataagaaaTGTATAAATAGCTATCTaaggaaataaaagtaaaaatactaatttgtcacatttgaaaataaatgtatttctatatttatttatttttacacttatttgcaaatatatttatttatttatttattttgttggcaGACTTGGTCCTCCATAAGGAATACTTTGCGCACTGAAAAACAGGAAGTATACGGGTTCCAGAAAAACAAAACTTATTTCCCTGCTACACCAGTGATTCAACTTGTGCAGGTCCACACTGCGGAGGGACTATTTCACTTGCTTTTCTGTCTGTaatagtttatttgtttttttgctggtAAGTAGGCTATGAAGTTAACGGTTTTGCCTTTTGGCctgcactgaaaaaaagaaaCTTAATTTCTCGTGGGTGAAGCATTTAGAATTATActtttatataaatacaaaaagTGCAAGTAGATATAttacatttaagcaatatcacactagaCTGTGATTTATCCAAAGGAGGCTGTATGCTATCAAAGCCATGCAGTTCTATAACCACAAGTTGTCAttttaagttgttgtttttttattttgtttttcaaaagggGCCAAAGAAGTGCTGCTTTTAGAGAAGCAACAGGCAGACTGACAGCCTGATAACATAGATAAACGGAGCGATACAAACAGCAGCTCCGCTTGTCCAATCATATAAATGGACTGGAactaatttttttataaacatgtaTACTGCATTTTCCACTGCTTTATCATGACATATTGTGAAAAAGACAGGTGTTCCAGTACTATTACccctttaaaacaaatgtaacaGTAACACTTttcaaaaaggttccatttgttaacaatagttaacaacatcagttaacattaactaacaatgaacagtccttattaagcatttattaatcttagttaatgttaatttcaacatatactaatacattttttaaatcaaaagttgtatttgttagcattagttaatgcactaattATTAGTTAAtagttaatgtattattattaactaacattaacaaagattaactaattttgtaacaaatatattgttgattgttagttcatgataccaaatgcgttaaataatgttaacgaatggaaccttaatgtaaagtgtaaccaGTGTAACATATCACTCTTTATTTTTTGGTTCAGCAGTTCTTTTAAGAAAGAAAACCTGTTAATCACTGAGCTGATTGCATAGAAATGGCAGAATCTTCAGGAAGTGAATATCAGGAGCAGTTCAGCTGTCCGGTCTGTTTGGATCCACTGAAGGAGCCGGTGACGATTCCATGTGGACACAGTTACTGCATGAGCTGCATTACTGACTGCTGGGATCAAAAGGATCAGATGCCACCGTACCATTGTCCCCAATGTAGAGAGACCTTCACTCAAAGACCTGTACTGAAAAAGAACACTGTTTTAGCTGAGATGATGGAGAAGCTGCAGAAGACATCCATACACACTGCTTCCTGCTCTCAGGAGGTCTCTTGTGTGGAGTGTGATTTTTGCACTACAGAGAAGAATAGAGCTGTAAAGTCCTGTCTGCAGTGTTTGGCCTCGTTCTGTGAAGCTCACCTGCAGCCTCACTATCAGTCTCCTGCATTTATGAAGCACAAACTGGTCAAAGTCTCCACACACATTCAAGAGAACATTTGCCTCAATCATGGAAAACTTCTGGATGTTTACTGTCAGGATGACAGTCAGTGCATTTGTTACTTGTGCATGATCAACAATCATAAAGGCCACAGTGTGGTAtctgtggaatgtgaatggacaaataaaaggGTAAGTAATATTATGTAATTTACCATTTTTAATGTGACTTCATTAGTATATTACACTTTACTAGATCAGACTTGTAAGGTGTTAAtggtatagttcaaccaaaaatggaaattctgtcatcatttgctcaccctcatgttgttcaaaacccatatgactttctttcttccttggaaccaATAGGAGCGGAATGTTAGGATCTTactgcctcagtcatcattcactttgtgGTAAAaacattcttgaaaaattctcttgtgttccacggcagaaagaaagtcatataagtaTGGAACGACATAAGAGGGcgagtaaagcccaaagtatacttcagttttaacGTGGACACTAGTGTATGTGTACAGTCAAACGCTCTACAGtagctagcctttcaaagtatactccatttgattGTGCGCGCATATTAGTGCTATGACTGATATGCGACATTGGGCTAtatctcttcaggagtttagcctcataaagatatttttatagtccttcagacttgagttatgcAAATGCGAAGACTATACGTTCAGAGATGCACGGCGGTGTGTACGGTGCTCGCATAccctgctgatgacaaaatttacgTCATTCGCCCAGTACTCTAGCTTACATGtaaaaaccgaagtatactttgggcttaagtgaTGAATGATTTAACATTTTTGAACCAACCCTTTACACGTATTTTTACTTTTTGGTATTTATATATCGAATTTGTGTGTTAACATGTTTAGaaagttttgaaaaaaacaaaggtGACATGCCAAATGATGATCCAGGAGCGAGAGAGAGGTCAGCAGGAACTCAGTGGGGCTGTGAAGACTTTTAAAGTGAGTACCAACATTGAAAGGCGAGATATTACCTGAACCTATTACTGTTTATTACTATAACctattaatgttttattaattattatttaattatacagCACTTTGTTTAACACGTGTAGcttttaaatgtgaaataaatgtgtCAGTGTTAGATCAGCTACAGTTTGAGATATGTGACTGTAGCGTTCTGTCTCCAACAGAGTTCAGCTCAAGAGGCTGTAGAGGAATGTAAAGAAGTCCTTAATGGGGTCATGTGCACTCTTGAGAAAAAATGCTCTGAGATGAATGATCTGATCAGAGCTCAGGAGAAGCAACTGGATCAGGAGCTGACAGAACTCAGACAAAGAGATGAGGAGATACAGAAACTTTTAATTACAGACAATCAAGTCCATTTCCTCAAGGTAATGACATTTCACAGAGATCATGTTTGAGAACCTACCATAAGATGACAAAACACCAGTGTGCCATGCTAATTTATTTTGTTGGAAAAAGTATTTTGTGCTtgacaaattatgttttaattactATATTTGTCTCATTTCAGAGTTTTCAATCCCTGTGTGTCTTACCCACATTCCAAGACTTGCCCAGCATCACCCAGCAAACGtctttaaaagacattttattttcagtGCTCAGAGGGGTTTTGGAGGATGTCTTACAAAAGGAAACATTCAAAACATTGCAGGATGGTTAGATGGTTTTGATGTGTTGTGTGTCATTCATGCTTTGTAAgattacatttgtaaatgtaccTTATATTTGTTTCTTATTGTTTCTACAGTGTCGAATGTCCATGTTGCTGAGCCACCAAAGACTTCAAATGAATTTTTGCGATGTAAGCCATTGTTTCATCAATGCAAATACACATTAACTGAGAAGTATCAGTGGATATGACCTGCTACAATGtgacaataaaaaaacacaatagtTTATTTCTGTTCATTCATCCTCAGATTTCTGTCAACTGCACCTGGATCCAAACACTGCACATGAAAACCTCATCCTGTCAGAAGGGAACAGAAAAGTATCAGGCACAGATAAAGTCCAGAGGTATCCCGATCATCCAGATCGATTTGAGTGGTTTCGTTACATCCTGTGTAGAGAGAGTTTAAATGGTCGTTGTTACTGGGAGGTTGAGTGCAGTGGCAGAAATTGGGCTGTAGCAGTTTGTTACAAAGGAATTAGTCGCAAAGCATTGACTGACAACGGTAGGCTTGGCTTCAACAAAAAATCATGGAGATTTGGCTATTTTCAGGAGAATTTTGGTTTTATACATGATAAAGTAAGGGTCCCAATCCCTGCTGCCTCTAGAATAGGGGTGTATCTGGATCACAAGGCAGGAACTCTGTCCTTCTACAGTTTTGATGGTAAAATGACCTTACTGCATAGAGTGCAGACCACTTTTACTGAACCCCTCTACCCTGCATTTCAAATTCTTGAAGACTCGTCTGTCAGAATAATACAGAAGAGGGGAGTACAGAACGAATgctactaataaaaacaaaaacacatgggaAAGAAATCATCTGAACTGTTTACAGATTAGAGgataaataatttaaatggtaAATCACTATAACTTGTTTTTCCCCTCTGATGACACAAGACACATTTATGTTATGCTCAGAGGTTCTGAAATACTATTAGTGTAAAGCTTTGACTGTATGTATGATTGAAactaatgcaataaaatgtaataactgcaGTTTATGTATGAAACATTTGTTTAAACTCCAACTGTAAATTGCATATACACAGCCAATCAAGACATTCTCAAATTGGATATcaataaatagtttttttatatcagtaaatatTTCTGACATTGATTATCAGTTCAGTTCCAAAATCAGTACACAAATGGGTGTACTCAGTCACactctaccaaaaaaaaaaaaaaaaaacaacaacaaaaaaacacatggtTTATTCTGGTATCTCTGCATTTGAAGGTGCTCAAGTTACACATTACTGCAGCAGCTCATAATaaggcaaaacatttttaaaaaatgatgcaATTCATCATTAAGCCATAAGGTGTCAGAATTAGCTTAGAAACTAATTGGCCATGGATcccattctgttctattctattttcatTGAAAATATTATTATGTGGGAACAGGAACTTCCATGACATtgtcaaatgaagatgtttagaagaatatctcagctctgtagctctaAACAATGCAATTGAAAggttaccaacattttgaagcttcaaaaagcatgtaaaggcagcatacactggtggccaaaagtttggaataatgtacagattttgctgtttcggaaggaaagtggcactttaattcaccaaagtggcattcaactgatcacaatgtatattcgtgacattactgatgtaaaaaacagcaccatcactatttgaaaaaagtcctttttgatcaaatctagacagcagccatcactccaacaccttatccttgagtaatcatgctaaactgctactttgatactagaaaatcacttgccattatatcaaacacagtttaagctatttggttcgttaaatgaagcttaacattgtctttgtgtttgtttttgaggtgccacagtatgcaaaagactggcatgtcttaaggtcaatattagatcaaaaatggcaaaaaagaaacagctttctctagaaactcatcagtcaatcattgttttgaggaatgaaggctatacaatgcttgaaatggccaaaaaactgaagatttcatacaaaggtgtacactacagtcttcaaagagaaaggacaactggctctaacaaggacagaaagagatgtggaaggccagatgtacaactaaacaagaggataagtacatcagagtctctagtttgagaaatagatgcctcacatgtcctcagctgacagcttcattgaattctacccgtcctagagactgcaatggcaagatgtgcagtggaaagggagttatattttggtctgttctcacccaaaaccgactggattgcATCTAAAGACACGGAATAAACCATGAGTCttgtggtttacttttatgctgcctttgtgtgctttttggagcttcaaagttttggtaacctttcacttgcattggacctacaaagctgagatattcttctaaacatgtttgtttgggttctgctgaagaaagaaactcatacacatctgggatggcatgagggtgagtaaatgatgagagaattttcatttttgggtgaactatccctttaaatcacaaGATTGTTTTTAATAGGACTCAACTTTTATTGCAattttttcatttatgtttttcttCTGCAAAGAAAACACTTTGATATCTGTATTACTGTTTCACAAAGTTCATAATTCCAAAAAATGCTGCTCAcaaatagaatcagaatcagaatgagctttattgccaagtatgcttacacatacaagcaatttgtcttggtgacagaagcttccagtacacaacaatacaaaaacaatacaaaaacagcagcaagaca
Proteins encoded in this window:
- the LOC127429895 gene encoding tripartite motif-containing protein 16-like, giving the protein MAESSGSEYQEQFSCPVCLDPLKEPVTIPCGHSYCMSCITDCWDQKDQMPPYHCPQCRETFTQRPVLKKNTVLAEMMEKLQKTSIHTASCSQEVSCVECDFCTTEKNRAVKSCLQCLASFCEAHLQPHYQSPAFMKHKLVKVSTHIQENICLNHGKLLDVYCQDDSQCICYLCMINNHKGHSVVSVECEWTNKRKVLKKTKVTCQMMIQERERGQQELSGAVKTFKSSAQEAVEECKEVLNGVMCTLEKKCSEMNDLIRAQEKQLDQELTELRQRDEEIQKLLITDNQVHFLKSFQSLCVLPTFQDLPSITQQTSLKDILFSVLRGVLEDVLQKETFKTLQDVSNVHVAEPPKTSNEFLRYFCQLHLDPNTAHENLILSEGNRKVSGTDKVQRYPDHPDRFEWFRYILCRESLNGRCYWEVECSGRNWAVAVCYKGISRKALTDNGRLGFNKKSWRFGYFQENFGFIHDKVRVPIPAASRIGVYLDHKAGTLSFYSFDGKMTLLHRVQTTFTEPLYPAFQILEDSSVRIIQKRGVQNECY